In a genomic window of Streptomyces sp. NBC_01231:
- a CDS encoding ATP-binding cassette domain-containing protein, translating into MTDAILAEGLRKRYGDKAALDGLDLRVARGTVHGVLGPNGAGKTTAVRVLTTLLRPDEGRAEVAGHDVVRRAYDVRLRIGLLGQHAAVDEELSGLQNLDLFGRLYHLGARRARMRADELLERFGLADTGRKPVSAYSGGMRRRLDLAASLITEPEVLFLDEPTTGLDPRGRAEVWAAVRSLVGGGTTVLLTTQYLEEADQLADRISVVDRGRVVADGTADELKALTGGDRIDVVLRDAGQLGAAVALLPIGAAEVSVDTDRRLLSAPVTDRMAALSGVVRALEEAGIEAEDVSLRRPTLDEVFLHLTGDDHRVKEAV; encoded by the coding sequence ATGACCGACGCGATCCTCGCCGAGGGACTACGGAAGCGGTACGGCGACAAGGCGGCCCTCGACGGCCTCGACCTGCGCGTGGCCCGCGGCACCGTGCACGGCGTGCTGGGCCCGAACGGCGCCGGCAAGACCACCGCCGTGCGCGTCCTGACCACGCTGCTGCGCCCGGACGAGGGCCGCGCCGAGGTGGCCGGCCACGACGTGGTCCGCCGGGCCTACGACGTACGCCTGCGCATCGGCCTGCTCGGCCAGCACGCCGCCGTGGACGAGGAACTGTCCGGCCTCCAGAACCTGGACCTGTTCGGACGCCTCTACCACCTGGGCGCCCGACGGGCGCGGATGCGCGCCGACGAGCTCCTGGAGCGCTTCGGCCTCGCCGACACCGGCCGCAAACCGGTCAGCGCGTACAGCGGCGGCATGCGGCGCCGCCTGGACCTGGCGGCCTCCCTGATCACCGAACCGGAGGTGCTCTTCCTGGACGAGCCGACGACCGGCCTCGACCCGCGCGGCCGCGCCGAGGTGTGGGCCGCGGTCCGCTCCCTCGTCGGCGGCGGTACGACCGTTCTGCTGACCACCCAGTATCTGGAGGAGGCCGACCAGCTCGCCGACCGCATCTCGGTCGTCGACCGGGGCCGGGTCGTCGCCGACGGCACGGCGGACGAGCTGAAGGCGCTGACCGGGGGCGACCGCATCGACGTGGTCCTGCGGGACGCCGGTCAACTGGGCGCGGCGGTGGCCCTGTTGCCGATCGGCGCCGCCGAGGTGTCCGTCGACACCGACCGCCGGCTGCTCAGCGCCCCGGTCACCGACCGCATGGCGGCCCTCTCCGGTGTCGTACGGGCCCTGGAGGAGGCCGGCATCGAGGCGGAGGACGTGTCCCTGCGCCGCCCGACGCTCGACGAGGTGTTCCTGCACCTGACCGGCGACGACCACCGAGTGAAGGAGGCCGTGTGA
- a CDS encoding MerR family transcriptional regulator, whose amino-acid sequence MSYSVGRVAGFAGVTVRTLHHYDDIALLVPSGRSHAGHRRYSDDDLDRLQRILFYRELGFPLDEVTALLDDPAADPRAHLRRQHELLTARIEKLRKMAAAVEHAMEARTMGINLTPEERFEVFGDKDPEQYAEEAEQRWGGTDTYAESQRRAARYTKDDWKRMQAEVNAWSERYGALMAAGEPPTGEAAMAMAEEHRQHIGTWFYDCSYELHQGLADMYVSDERFKAFYDSMRPGFAEHLRDAIHANAGNAANKKDGH is encoded by the coding sequence GTGAGCTACTCCGTGGGACGGGTCGCCGGCTTCGCCGGAGTCACGGTGCGCACGCTGCACCACTACGACGACATCGCCCTGCTCGTCCCGAGCGGGCGCAGCCACGCGGGTCACCGCCGCTACAGCGACGACGACCTCGACCGGCTCCAGCGGATCCTGTTCTACCGGGAGCTCGGCTTCCCGCTCGACGAGGTCACCGCCCTGCTCGACGACCCGGCCGCGGACCCGCGCGCGCACCTGCGCCGCCAGCACGAACTGCTGACCGCCCGGATCGAGAAGCTGCGGAAGATGGCGGCGGCCGTGGAGCACGCCATGGAGGCACGCACGATGGGCATCAACCTGACACCCGAGGAGCGGTTCGAGGTCTTCGGCGACAAGGATCCCGAGCAGTACGCCGAGGAGGCGGAACAGCGCTGGGGCGGCACGGACACGTACGCCGAGTCGCAGCGCCGCGCCGCCCGCTACACCAAGGACGACTGGAAGCGCATGCAGGCCGAGGTCAACGCCTGGAGCGAGCGCTATGGCGCCCTGATGGCCGCCGGTGAACCACCGACCGGGGAAGCGGCCATGGCCATGGCCGAGGAACACCGGCAGCACATCGGCACGTGGTTCTACGACTGCTCGTACGAACTCCACCAGGGCCTCGCCGACATGTACGTGTCCGACGAGCGCTTCAAGGCGTTCTACGACTCCATGCGCCCGGGGTTCGCCGAGCATCTGCGCGACGCGATCCACGCGAACGCGGGAAATGCGGCAAACAAAAAGGACGGCCATTGA
- a CDS encoding ion channel protein — MAQDTAQAPPAPAAPARVLLPLILPALVVGVGASLILVGVSEAAEELQEVLWQTLPDALGVGRYSVLWMLVMLTATGVAVGLVVWKVPGHAGPDPATTGLAAPVLPPAVLPGLVLATGLMLAGGPSLGPENPIIAVNVGLAFWLGHRLFRRAPGPLWAALAEAATIGALFGTPVAAALVISEALAGKQVRGALWDNVFAPLVAAAAGALTTTLVDRPVFDLHLPALGPPGWSDLLAALVVASLAALLGMSAVYAFPYVHGAFARLGHPMLALPAGGLVLGLLAALGGHLTLFKGLDEIGELARDPDGWSAGQFATMTVVKLAALLVAASCGFRGGRIFPAVFVGTAFGLGAHALVPAVQPALGVATGVLGMLLAITRQGWVSLFAAAALVVSPTILALLCIASLPAWLLVTGRPQMQLREDGTPVR; from the coding sequence GTGGCCCAGGACACCGCGCAGGCACCCCCCGCACCGGCGGCTCCGGCGCGGGTCCTGCTGCCGTTGATCCTCCCGGCTCTCGTGGTGGGCGTGGGCGCGAGTCTGATCCTCGTCGGGGTGAGCGAGGCGGCCGAGGAGCTCCAGGAGGTGCTCTGGCAGACCCTGCCGGACGCCCTGGGGGTCGGCAGGTACTCCGTGCTGTGGATGCTCGTCATGCTCACCGCGACGGGCGTGGCGGTCGGGCTGGTGGTGTGGAAGGTGCCCGGGCACGCCGGGCCCGACCCGGCCACCACCGGGCTCGCCGCACCCGTGCTGCCGCCCGCCGTGCTTCCCGGGCTGGTGCTGGCGACCGGACTGATGCTCGCGGGCGGACCGAGCCTCGGTCCCGAGAACCCGATCATCGCCGTGAACGTGGGGCTCGCCTTCTGGCTGGGGCACCGGCTGTTCCGGCGGGCGCCCGGCCCGCTGTGGGCGGCGCTGGCGGAGGCGGCGACGATCGGGGCGCTGTTCGGCACGCCCGTGGCGGCGGCCCTGGTCATCTCCGAGGCGCTGGCCGGGAAGCAGGTGAGGGGGGCGCTGTGGGACAACGTCTTCGCGCCGCTGGTCGCCGCCGCGGCCGGGGCCCTGACGACCACTCTGGTGGACCGTCCCGTCTTCGACCTCCATCTGCCCGCCCTCGGCCCGCCCGGCTGGTCCGACCTGCTGGCCGCCCTGGTGGTCGCGTCGCTGGCGGCACTGCTCGGCATGAGCGCCGTGTACGCCTTCCCGTACGTCCACGGCGCGTTCGCCCGGCTCGGCCACCCGATGCTGGCCCTGCCGGCCGGCGGGCTCGTGCTCGGGCTGCTGGCGGCCCTGGGCGGCCATCTGACGCTGTTCAAGGGGCTGGACGAGATCGGTGAGCTGGCCCGCGATCCCGACGGCTGGTCGGCGGGGCAGTTCGCGACGATGACGGTGGTGAAGCTGGCCGCGCTGCTCGTCGCCGCGTCCTGCGGCTTCAGGGGCGGGCGGATCTTCCCTGCCGTGTTCGTCGGCACCGCCTTCGGCCTCGGCGCGCACGCCCTGGTGCCGGCCGTCCAACCGGCGCTCGGGGTCGCCACGGGCGTCCTGGGCATGCTCCTCGCCATCACCCGGCAGGGCTGGGTGAGCCTGTTCGCGGCCGCCGCTCTGGTGGTCTCCCCCACGATCCTCGCGCTGCTCTGCATCGCCTCGCTGCCGGCCTGGCTGCTGGTGACGGGACGGCCGCAGATGCAGCTGCGCGAGGACGGAACTCCCGTCCGCTGA
- a CDS encoding YbjQ family protein: MGIEEYGGGQGPQPDVLVVTTNDVPGHRVQEVLGEVFGLTVRSRHLGSQIGAGLKSMVGGELKGLTKTLVQTRNQAMERLVEQARARGANGVLAFRFDVTEAADVGTEVCAYGTAVVLERTG; encoded by the coding sequence ATGGGCATCGAAGAATACGGCGGCGGCCAGGGTCCCCAACCGGACGTCCTGGTCGTGACGACGAACGACGTACCCGGCCATCGGGTCCAGGAGGTACTGGGCGAGGTCTTCGGGTTGACCGTGCGGTCCCGGCACCTCGGAAGCCAGATCGGCGCGGGTCTGAAGTCGATGGTCGGAGGTGAGCTGAAAGGGCTCACCAAGACGCTCGTGCAGACCCGTAACCAGGCCATGGAGCGGCTGGTGGAGCAGGCACGCGCGCGGGGAGCCAACGGCGTCCTGGCGTTCCGCTTCGACGTGACGGAGGCGGCGGACGTGGGCACCGAGGTGTGCGCCTACGGGACGGCGGTGGTGCTCGAGCGCACGGGGTGA
- a CDS encoding PadR family transcriptional regulator, with amino-acid sequence MSAIRLLVLGAVRQHGRAHGYQVRNDLEYWGAHEWSNAKPGSIYHALKQMAKQGLLHEHEIAPSTAGGPPRTEYEVTEAGTEEYLSLVRQYLTAYDQRPDVLTAALGTMVDLGREEVLGLLEERVRSIEAWRTSVTEYYTPEEGPGQLGHIGEIMNFWVHSADTGAEWTRGLIERIRGGAYTFAGEGEPFVGVLAEGEENPFATGARQPGDGC; translated from the coding sequence ATGTCAGCGATCCGTCTCCTCGTGCTCGGGGCCGTCCGTCAGCACGGGCGGGCCCACGGCTACCAGGTGCGCAACGACCTGGAGTACTGGGGCGCGCACGAGTGGTCCAACGCCAAGCCCGGCTCGATCTACCACGCCCTGAAACAGATGGCGAAGCAAGGGCTGTTGCACGAGCACGAGATCGCGCCGTCCACGGCCGGGGGGCCGCCGCGGACGGAGTACGAGGTCACCGAGGCCGGCACCGAGGAGTACCTCTCGCTGGTGCGCCAGTACCTCACCGCCTACGACCAGCGGCCGGACGTGCTCACCGCCGCGCTCGGCACCATGGTCGACCTGGGCCGCGAGGAGGTTCTCGGCCTCCTGGAGGAGCGGGTGCGCAGCATCGAGGCGTGGCGCACGTCGGTCACCGAGTACTACACGCCCGAGGAGGGCCCCGGCCAGCTCGGTCACATCGGCGAGATCATGAACTTCTGGGTCCACTCGGCCGACACCGGCGCCGAGTGGACCCGGGGCCTCATCGAGCGCATCCGCGGCGGGGCGTACACCTTCGCGGGGGAGGGCGAGCCGTTCGTCGGCGTATTGGCGGAAGGCGAGGAGAACCCGTTCGCGACGGGGGCGCGGCAGCCGGGAGACGGCTGCTGA
- a CDS encoding VTT domain-containing protein, translating into MTTTIALGPSWLDPNYLLDTYSIWGLLLIVFAESGLLIGFFLPGDSLLFTAGLLITSGKLNFPLWGAIALICVAAVLGDQAGYMFGKKVGPSLFNRPDSRLFKQENVTKAHEFFEKYGPKSLVLARFVPIVRTFTPIIAGVSGMRYRSFLTFNVIGGVLWGAGVTLLGSWLGNVDFVNKHIEVILILIVFVSVIPILIEFLRARSKSKKTPPQAPAHQHPPVMDDATTQLRRIPPTDQPQQHYGSGNGDQGGQQYGNGDQGGQQYGYDQQYGQAPQQQPYAQQYPQQPQQPQHPQNYGQQQPYGTQQGNDNQRYPYNEGY; encoded by the coding sequence GTGACGACGACGATTGCTCTCGGACCGAGCTGGCTGGACCCCAACTATCTGCTGGACACATACAGCATCTGGGGTCTCCTGCTCATCGTCTTCGCGGAGTCGGGCCTGCTGATCGGTTTCTTCCTGCCGGGGGACTCGCTGCTGTTCACCGCCGGCCTGCTGATCACCTCGGGCAAGCTGAACTTCCCGCTGTGGGGGGCGATCGCCCTCATCTGCGTCGCCGCGGTCCTGGGCGACCAGGCGGGTTACATGTTCGGCAAGAAGGTCGGCCCGTCGCTCTTCAACCGTCCGGACTCCCGCCTCTTCAAGCAGGAGAACGTCACCAAGGCGCACGAGTTCTTCGAGAAGTACGGCCCGAAGTCCCTGGTCCTGGCCCGCTTCGTGCCCATCGTGCGCACGTTCACGCCGATCATCGCCGGCGTCAGCGGAATGCGGTACCGCTCGTTCCTGACCTTCAACGTCATCGGCGGCGTCCTGTGGGGCGCCGGTGTCACCCTGCTGGGCTCCTGGCTGGGCAACGTCGACTTCGTCAACAAGCACATCGAAGTGATCCTCATCCTGATCGTCTTCGTCTCGGTGATCCCGATCCTGATCGAGTTCCTCCGGGCCCGCTCCAAGTCGAAGAAGACCCCGCCCCAGGCCCCCGCCCACCAGCACCCCCCGGTCATGGACGACGCGACGACCCAACTCCGCCGCATCCCCCCGACCGACCAGCCCCAGCAGCACTACGGCAGCGGCAACGGCGACCAAGGCGGGCAGCAGTACGGCAACGGCGACCAGGGCGGACAGCAGTACGGCTACGACCAGCAGTACGGCCAGGCCCCGCAGCAGCAGCCGTACGCCCAGCAGTACCCCCAGCAGCCCCAGCAGCCCCAGCACCCCCAGAACTACGGCCAGCAGCAGCCGTACGGGACCCAGCAGGGCAACGACAACCAGCGGTACCCCTACAACGAGGGCTACTGA
- a CDS encoding inorganic diphosphatase has product MEFDVTIEIPKGSRNKYEVDHETGRIRLDRRLFTSTSYPADYGFVENTLGEDGDPLDALVILDEPTFPGCLIQCRTIGMFRMTDEAGGDDKLLCVPAHDPRVEHLRDIHHVSEFDRLEIQHFFEVYKDLEPGKSVEGANWVGRSDAEAEIERSYKRFKETGGH; this is encoded by the coding sequence GTGGAGTTCGACGTCACGATCGAGATTCCGAAGGGTTCACGGAACAAGTACGAGGTGGACCACGAGACCGGTCGGATCCGCCTGGACCGTCGCCTCTTCACCTCGACCAGCTACCCGGCCGACTACGGCTTCGTCGAGAACACCCTCGGCGAGGACGGCGACCCGCTGGACGCGCTGGTCATCCTGGACGAGCCGACCTTCCCCGGCTGCCTCATCCAGTGCCGGACGATCGGCATGTTCCGGATGACGGACGAGGCCGGCGGCGACGACAAGCTGCTGTGCGTGCCCGCGCACGACCCGCGCGTGGAGCACCTGCGCGACATTCACCACGTCTCCGAGTTCGACCGCCTGGAGATCCAGCACTTCTTCGAGGTCTACAAGGACCTGGAGCCCGGCAAGTCCGTCGAGGGCGCCAACTGGGTGGGCCGTTCGGACGCCGAGGCCGAGATCGAGCGGTCGTACAAGCGGTTCAAGGAGACCGGCGGCCACTGA
- a CDS encoding threonine/serine exporter family protein produces the protein MTYAEDRKPQSDEAKSAFDSEITSEFAVPDGLAVPRAGAESETTSEFAMPNGLDVPQSPAAEPEGSAFSPPRTYSSKHAPPAFTPPSGIPVVSLIKDLPWQDRMRTMLRMPVAERPAPEPAHKSEEDEGPAVPRVLDLTLRIGELLLAGGEGAEDVEAAMFAVCRSYGLDRCEPNVTFTLLAISYQPSLVDDPVTASRTVRRRGTDYTRLAAVYQLVDDLSDPETAISLEEAYRRLAEIRRNRHPYPGWALTGASGLLAGAASVLVGGDLLVFVAAALGAMLGDRLAWLCAGRGLPEFYQFTAAAMPPAAIGIALTLADVDVKASAVITGGLFALLPGRALVAGVQDGLTGFYITASARLLEVMYFFVGIVAGVLVMLYVGVQLGAHLNPDEALTNTPRPLWQIGASMLLSLAFAVLLQQERSTVLAVTLNGGVAWSVYGALQSTAEISPVASTAVAAGLVGLFGQMLSRYRFASALPYTTAAIGPLLPGSASYFGLLSIAQNDVDAGLVSLSKAAALAMAIAIGVNLGSEISRLFLRLPGAGGSAGRRAAKRTRGF, from the coding sequence GTGACGTACGCGGAGGACCGCAAACCGCAGTCGGACGAGGCGAAGAGTGCCTTCGACTCAGAGATCACGTCCGAGTTCGCCGTTCCCGACGGGCTCGCCGTGCCCAGGGCCGGCGCCGAGTCGGAGACCACCTCCGAGTTCGCCATGCCCAACGGGCTCGACGTACCGCAGTCGCCGGCCGCGGAGCCGGAGGGGTCGGCGTTCAGCCCGCCGAGGACCTACAGCTCCAAGCACGCCCCGCCCGCGTTCACGCCGCCGAGCGGTATCCCCGTGGTCAGTCTGATCAAGGACCTGCCCTGGCAGGACCGGATGCGCACGATGCTGCGGATGCCGGTGGCCGAGCGGCCCGCGCCGGAACCCGCGCACAAGTCGGAGGAGGACGAGGGCCCGGCCGTCCCGCGCGTGCTCGACCTGACGCTGCGTATCGGCGAGTTGCTGCTGGCGGGCGGCGAGGGCGCGGAGGACGTCGAGGCGGCGATGTTCGCGGTCTGCCGGTCGTACGGTCTGGACCGCTGCGAGCCGAACGTCACCTTCACGCTGCTGGCGATCTCGTACCAGCCGTCCCTGGTGGACGACCCGGTGACGGCCTCCCGGACCGTGCGCCGCCGGGGCACCGACTACACGCGTCTGGCGGCCGTGTACCAGCTGGTGGACGACCTCAGCGACCCGGAGACGGCGATCTCCCTGGAGGAGGCCTACCGGCGGCTCGCCGAGATCCGCCGAAACCGGCACCCGTACCCCGGCTGGGCGCTGACCGGGGCGAGCGGGCTGCTCGCGGGCGCGGCATCCGTGCTGGTCGGCGGTGATCTGCTCGTCTTCGTGGCGGCCGCGCTGGGCGCGATGCTCGGCGACCGGCTGGCGTGGTTGTGCGCGGGGCGCGGGCTGCCGGAATTCTACCAGTTCACCGCGGCCGCGATGCCGCCGGCCGCGATCGGGATCGCGCTGACGCTGGCGGACGTCGATGTGAAGGCGTCCGCGGTGATCACCGGTGGGCTGTTCGCGCTGCTGCCCGGACGGGCCCTGGTGGCGGGCGTGCAGGACGGTCTGACGGGTTTCTACATCACCGCGTCCGCGCGTCTGCTGGAGGTCATGTACTTCTTCGTGGGCATCGTCGCCGGAGTGCTGGTGATGCTCTACGTCGGCGTGCAGCTGGGCGCCCATCTCAACCCCGACGAGGCGCTGACCAACACCCCGCGGCCGCTGTGGCAGATCGGCGCGTCGATGCTGCTGTCCCTGGCGTTCGCGGTGCTGCTCCAGCAGGAACGATCCACCGTGCTGGCGGTGACGTTGAACGGCGGTGTCGCGTGGTCGGTGTACGGCGCGCTGCAATCCACGGCCGAGATCTCGCCGGTCGCCTCGACGGCGGTGGCGGCGGGGCTGGTGGGGCTGTTCGGGCAGATGCTGTCCCGGTACCGGTTCGCGTCCGCGCTGCCCTACACGACCGCGGCGATCGGGCCCCTGTTGCCGGGTTCCGCGTCGTACTTCGGGCTGTTGTCGATCGCGCAGAACGACGTCGACGCGGGGCTGGTCTCGCTGTCCAAGGCCGCGGCGCTCGCCATGGCCATCGCCATCGGGGTCAATCTCGGCTCGGAGATCTCGCGGTTGTTCCTCCGGCTGCCGGGGGCGGGGGGCTCGGCGGGACGCCGGGCGGCGAAGCGGACGCGAGGGTTCTGA
- a CDS encoding ABC transporter permease, with protein MSTYALTDSWTMTRRELAHWARQPVRVLVGLVFPVMLLLMFGYLVGGGRGVEGEYVDYLVPGMLALTMAFGLESTMLAVTQDLNKGVIDRFRSMPMANGAVLVGRSVADMIQSALSLTMMTGVALALGWRAHGGVAGFLGAIGLLLLFRFAMLWIGIHLAMVAGKPELVQAVQILVWPVGFLSNAFAAPGSMPDWLGTVVEWNPLSQTATAVRDLFGAQGAEPGHVGAAVLWPVALLVVFFPLAVRRFGALSK; from the coding sequence GTGAGTACCTACGCGCTGACCGATTCCTGGACCATGACCCGGCGCGAACTCGCCCACTGGGCGCGGCAGCCGGTGCGGGTCCTGGTGGGCCTGGTCTTTCCCGTGATGCTGCTGCTGATGTTCGGCTACCTCGTCGGCGGCGGCCGGGGTGTCGAGGGCGAGTACGTCGACTACCTGGTCCCCGGCATGCTCGCGCTCACCATGGCGTTCGGGCTGGAGAGCACGATGCTCGCCGTCACCCAGGACCTCAACAAGGGCGTCATCGACCGCTTCCGGTCCATGCCGATGGCCAACGGTGCGGTGCTGGTGGGCCGTTCGGTCGCCGACATGATCCAGTCGGCGCTGAGCCTGACGATGATGACCGGCGTCGCCCTCGCCCTCGGCTGGCGGGCGCACGGCGGCGTGGCCGGCTTCCTCGGCGCCATCGGTCTGCTGCTGCTGTTCCGGTTCGCCATGCTGTGGATCGGCATCCACCTCGCGATGGTGGCCGGCAAGCCGGAGCTGGTCCAGGCCGTGCAGATCCTGGTCTGGCCGGTCGGCTTCCTCTCCAACGCCTTCGCGGCCCCCGGATCCATGCCCGACTGGCTGGGCACGGTGGTCGAGTGGAACCCGCTGTCCCAGACGGCGACGGCGGTACGGGACCTGTTCGGCGCGCAGGGCGCGGAGCCGGGGCATGTGGGGGCGGCGGTGCTCTGGCCGGTGGCGCTGCTGGTGGTGTTCTTCCCGTTGGCGGTACGGCGGTTCGGGGCGTTGAGCAAGTAG
- a CDS encoding glutamate decarboxylase yields the protein MPLHEGPQKHDERPRPVNPFFGEANPVSGMTEAPPTHRLPDAPLPPTTAYQLVHDELMLDGNARLNLATFVTTWMEPQAGVLMGECRDKNMIDKDEYPRTAELERRCVAMLADLWNAPDPSVAVGCSTTGSSEACMLAGMALKRRWARRNADRYPSRDVRPNLVMGVNVQVCWEKFCNFWEVEARLVPMEGDRFHLGAQAAADLCDENTIGVVGILGSTFDGSYEPIADLCAALDALQERTGLDVPVHVDGASGAMVAPFLDEDLVWDFRLPRVASINTSGHKYGLVYPGVGWALWRDKEALPEELVFHVNYLGGDMPTFALNFSRPGAQVVAQYYTFLRLGREGFRAVQQSTRDVARSLAERVEALGDFRLLTRGEELPVFAFTTAPGVQAYDVFDVSRRLREQGWLVPAYTFPPNREDLSVLRVVCRNGFSADLAELFIEDLNRLLPELRAQSHPLIRDKGAATGFHH from the coding sequence ATGCCGTTGCACGAAGGTCCCCAGAAGCACGACGAGCGCCCCAGGCCCGTCAACCCGTTCTTCGGGGAGGCGAACCCGGTCAGCGGCATGACCGAGGCCCCGCCCACCCACCGGCTCCCGGACGCTCCGCTGCCGCCGACGACCGCCTACCAGCTCGTGCACGACGAGCTGATGCTGGACGGCAACGCGCGGCTGAACCTCGCCACCTTCGTCACCACCTGGATGGAGCCGCAGGCCGGCGTCCTGATGGGCGAGTGCCGGGACAAGAACATGATCGACAAGGACGAGTACCCGCGCACCGCCGAGCTGGAGCGGCGCTGTGTGGCCATGCTCGCCGACCTGTGGAACGCGCCCGACCCGTCGGTCGCCGTGGGCTGTTCCACGACCGGGTCGAGCGAGGCGTGCATGCTCGCGGGCATGGCGCTCAAGCGGCGGTGGGCGCGGCGCAACGCCGACCGCTACCCCTCGCGCGACGTCCGCCCGAACCTCGTGATGGGCGTCAACGTCCAGGTCTGCTGGGAGAAGTTCTGCAACTTCTGGGAGGTGGAGGCCCGGCTGGTCCCGATGGAGGGCGACCGCTTCCACCTCGGCGCGCAGGCCGCCGCCGACCTGTGCGACGAGAACACCATCGGGGTCGTCGGCATCCTCGGCTCCACCTTCGACGGCTCCTACGAGCCGATCGCGGACCTGTGCGCCGCCCTCGACGCCCTTCAGGAGCGGACCGGCCTGGATGTCCCCGTGCATGTCGACGGGGCGTCCGGCGCGATGGTCGCCCCCTTCCTCGACGAGGACCTGGTGTGGGACTTCCGGCTGCCGAGGGTCGCATCCATCAACACCTCCGGACACAAGTACGGGCTGGTGTACCCGGGCGTCGGCTGGGCGCTGTGGCGCGACAAGGAGGCACTGCCGGAGGAACTCGTCTTCCACGTCAACTACCTGGGCGGTGACATGCCGACCTTCGCCCTCAACTTCTCCCGGCCCGGCGCCCAGGTGGTCGCCCAGTACTACACGTTCCTCCGGCTGGGCCGCGAGGGCTTCCGGGCCGTGCAGCAGTCCACGCGGGACGTGGCCCGGAGCCTCGCGGAGCGCGTGGAGGCGCTCGGTGACTTCCGGTTGCTGACCCGGGGCGAGGAGCTTCCGGTGTTCGCCTTCACGACCGCGCCCGGCGTGCAGGCGTACGACGTCTTCGACGTATCCCGGCGGCTGCGGGAGCAGGGCTGGCTGGTGCCCGCGTACACCTTCCCGCCGAACCGCGAGGACCTGTCCGTCCTGCGCGTGGTGTGCCGCAACGGCTTCTCGGCCGACCTCGCCGAACTGTTCATCGAGGACCTGAACCGGCTGCTGCCGGAGCTGCGCGCGCAGTCGCATCCGCTGATCCGGGACAAGGGGGCGGCTACGGGGTTCCATCACTGA